A section of the Desulfovibrio porci genome encodes:
- a CDS encoding PDDEXK family nuclease has product MRSNRAGRAKYFRDLRKYNCKSLFFSPHDSPHRPAKSVFGGNFLARIAAAPLTKHAADALDGQTIPVSIITLEDLEAAPWTGRNFPYLIDTLTNFI; this is encoded by the coding sequence GTGCGTTCGAATCGCGCCGGGCGCGCCAAATATTTCAGGGACTTGCGAAAATACAACTGCAAGTCCCTTTTCTTTTCCCCACACGATTCCCCGCACAGACCTGCAAAATCCGTTTTTGGCGGAAATTTCCTCGCACGGATTGCCGCCGCTCCCCTGACGAAGCACGCCGCCGATGCGCTGGACGGCCAGACCATCCCTGTCAGCATCATCACGCTGGAAGATTTGGAAGCCGCCCCGTGGACTGGGCGCAATTTTCCATATTTAATTGATACCCTCACAAATTTCATATAA
- a CDS encoding UbiX family flavin prenyltransferase, which yields MRDILVGVSGASGMPLALCVLRGLAAMPDVRTHCVISHGARAVLRAECGAGPELLAAHADHLYEPDNLAAGPASGSWWYGAEPAAMLIVPCSMGTLGALASGATGNLLQRAGDVALKEGLRLVLVTRESPLSAVHLRNMLSLREAGAVIMPFSPGFYLRPQSLEEMLLQTSGRIFDQLGLAHNLGRWAEKYTENEAKP from the coding sequence ATGCGCGACATTCTGGTGGGCGTCAGCGGGGCCAGCGGCATGCCCCTGGCTTTGTGCGTGTTGCGCGGACTGGCCGCCATGCCGGATGTGCGGACCCATTGCGTCATTTCGCATGGCGCGCGCGCCGTGCTGCGCGCTGAATGCGGGGCCGGGCCGGAGCTGCTGGCCGCGCACGCCGATCATCTGTATGAGCCTGACAATCTGGCCGCCGGACCGGCCAGCGGTTCCTGGTGGTACGGCGCTGAGCCCGCGGCCATGCTGATCGTGCCCTGCTCCATGGGCACGCTGGGTGCGCTGGCTTCCGGAGCTACCGGCAATCTGCTTCAGCGCGCGGGTGACGTGGCCCTCAAGGAAGGCCTGCGCCTGGTGCTGGTGACGCGTGAAAGCCCGCTCTCCGCCGTGCATCTGCGCAACATGCTGAGCCTGCGCGAAGCCGGGGCCGTGATCATGCCCTTTTCCCCCGGTTTTTATCTGCGCCCGCAGAGTCTTGAGGAAATGCTCCTCCAGACCAGCGGACGAATTTTCGACCAACTGGGCCTGGCGCACAATCTGGGGCGCTGGGCTGAAAAATACACTGAAAACGAGGCAAAGCCATGA
- a CDS encoding metal-dependent hydrolase, whose amino-acid sequence MSEITWYGHSAFKISAPQAHVLIDPFFTPASGVTVESLGPVDMLLVTHDHGDHVGEAVNICRKTGAMLGAIVGTAGKLAEDGVPEAQILNGIGFNMGGTMEHKGIKATMTQAFHSSDSGAPAGYIIEMPDGLVVYHAGDTCIFSGMELWGQLYHIDVALLPIGGVFTMDARQAALACKLLGCKSVIPMHWGTFPVLAQSAEYFQEQVARLCPDCDCIAMRPGQSLSFV is encoded by the coding sequence ATGAGCGAGATTACCTGGTACGGCCATTCGGCCTTCAAGATCAGCGCCCCGCAGGCGCATGTGCTTATTGATCCCTTTTTTACGCCCGCTTCCGGGGTGACCGTGGAAAGCCTGGGGCCAGTGGACATGCTGCTGGTCACCCACGACCATGGCGACCATGTGGGTGAAGCCGTGAATATCTGCCGCAAGACCGGCGCCATGTTGGGGGCCATTGTGGGCACGGCGGGGAAACTGGCGGAGGACGGCGTGCCTGAAGCGCAGATTCTTAACGGCATCGGCTTCAACATGGGCGGCACCATGGAGCACAAGGGCATCAAGGCCACCATGACCCAGGCTTTCCATTCCAGCGATTCCGGCGCCCCGGCGGGCTACATCATTGAAATGCCCGACGGCCTTGTGGTTTACCACGCGGGCGACACCTGTATTTTCAGCGGCATGGAACTCTGGGGGCAACTCTACCATATCGACGTGGCTCTGCTGCCCATCGGCGGAGTGTTCACCATGGACGCCCGCCAGGCGGCCCTGGCCTGCAAACTGTTGGGCTGCAAATCGGTCATTCCCATGCACTGGGGCACCTTCCCGGTGCTGGCCCAGAGCGCCGAATACTTCCAGGAACAGGTGGCCAGGCTCTGCCCCGACTGCGACTGCATAGCCATGCGCCCCGGCCAGAGCCTGTCGTTTGTGTAG
- a CDS encoding OmpA/MotB family protein, translating to MGSAWKVAYADFVTAMMAFFLLLWVLNMVPPETRAGLAAYFSGERNFDSSSTSPVSNNPFIQNTDKIDTRDLKINEVEKSHYAIAQKIKQMLMADAVPQSSSGISADDVGVQLRVNSDVLFKPGAVDFLPEGEKVLNSVLQVLKDYNLYLVVRGHADGNEARPPFASAWELSGARAAAVLHYLADHGVKPTRLRGVAYGDTRPLKPGIDEESRAVNRRVEFFFHRPEVMSYSLVY from the coding sequence ATGGGCAGCGCCTGGAAAGTCGCCTACGCCGACTTTGTGACGGCCATGATGGCCTTCTTTCTCCTGCTCTGGGTGCTCAACATGGTGCCGCCGGAAACCAGAGCCGGGCTGGCCGCCTATTTCAGCGGCGAGCGCAACTTTGATTCCAGCTCCACCTCGCCGGTGTCCAACAACCCCTTTATCCAGAACACCGACAAGATCGACACCCGGGATCTCAAAATCAACGAAGTGGAAAAATCCCACTACGCCATTGCGCAGAAGATCAAACAGATGCTCATGGCCGACGCCGTGCCGCAGAGTTCCTCGGGCATCAGCGCCGACGACGTGGGCGTGCAGCTGCGCGTCAATTCCGACGTGCTGTTCAAACCCGGGGCCGTGGACTTTCTGCCTGAAGGCGAAAAAGTGCTAAACAGCGTCTTGCAGGTTCTGAAGGACTACAATCTCTATCTGGTGGTGCGCGGCCATGCCGACGGCAACGAGGCCCGGCCGCCCTTCGCCTCGGCCTGGGAACTCTCGGGCGCGCGCGCGGCGGCTGTGCTGCACTATCTGGCCGACCACGGCGTCAAGCCCACCCGCCTGCGCGGCGTGGCCTACGGTGACACGCGCCCGCTCAAACCCGGCATTGACGAGGAAAGCCGGGCCGTCAACCGACGGGTGGAATTCTTTTTCCACCGGCCCGAGGTCATGTCCTACAGCCTGGTATATTAA
- the motA gene encoding flagellar motor stator protein MotA, with protein sequence MYLLIGLAIVAASVFTGYTLAHGEWGVLFQPAEFIIILGCGLGAFFGSQTKYTFSLIVKSLKHLFADPGSSKSRYLETLALLYALFSKMHREGVISIESDVEKPEASPIFSKYPNVSKDTRLVNFIGDTLRVYLTTGDPADIDSLMDVDIATMREEGILPAHAVSHMAESMPGMGIVACVLGVVLAMGKINEPPEVLGHYIGAALVGTFFGILCCYGLFGPMGAKLENFVSEEHFYYHSIKEAVAAAIRGSTPLIAVEYGRRAIPYPFRPNFPEMEEKLKNG encoded by the coding sequence ATGTATTTATTGATCGGTCTTGCCATCGTTGCGGCCTCGGTGTTTACCGGCTACACCCTGGCCCACGGCGAATGGGGCGTACTTTTCCAGCCTGCGGAGTTCATCATCATTCTGGGTTGCGGCCTGGGCGCTTTTTTCGGTTCCCAGACCAAATACACCTTCAGTCTGATCGTCAAAAGCCTGAAGCACCTTTTCGCGGATCCCGGTTCGAGCAAATCGCGCTATCTGGAAACCTTGGCCCTGCTCTACGCGCTTTTTTCCAAGATGCACCGCGAAGGCGTCATCAGCATTGAAAGCGATGTGGAAAAGCCCGAAGCCAGCCCCATTTTCAGCAAGTATCCCAACGTGTCCAAGGACACCAGACTGGTCAACTTCATCGGCGACACTTTGCGCGTCTACCTGACCACCGGCGACCCGGCGGACATCGACAGTCTGATGGACGTGGATATCGCCACCATGCGCGAGGAAGGCATTCTGCCCGCCCATGCCGTGAGCCACATGGCCGAATCCATGCCGGGCATGGGCATCGTGGCCTGCGTGCTGGGCGTGGTGCTGGCCATGGGCAAGATCAACGAGCCCCCGGAAGTGCTGGGGCACTACATCGGCGCGGCCCTGGTGGGCACGTTTTTCGGCATTCTCTGCTGCTACGGCCTGTTCGGCCCCATGGGCGCCAAGCTGGAAAACTTTGTGTCCGAGGAACATTTTTATTACCATTCCATCAAGGAAGCCGTGGCCGCCGCCATTCGCGGCTCCACGCCCCTGATCGCCGTGGAATACGGCCGTCGGGCCATTCCCTATCCCTTCCGGCCCAATTTCCCGGAGATGGAAGAAAAGCTCAAGAACGGTTAG
- a CDS encoding AsmA family protein — protein MKRVLLWILGIVIVLGVAGAVLLGRIDTQFVVKQIADATAKATGKPLIFTSAPSLSLLPPGVKFGQADWGEIKDGQGLAVSVKGGVVELELTPLFSGNLVVREVRLDNPVLEMREGKAVAAAPAQQNQAHEQTAQNQAPAATAPSDELPVELMRLVVRQGEVRYVDAQGTTLHIENLNLSVENLRRREEAGVQCDFAFDFKENAQKAVLAGNLALDAKLRYYAPHLTFRQISLTFTPLHGLLPKEAGPAQLICEGALNLQTRSLRLASARLTTPQARLTLGGEATLTPPAFKGNVSLEGSPRKLAALAGQKLKPVDNDILSFKSALEYAGDKLHLRQIVMQLDDIPVRGDLSLALDAPLAVSGGIQAGMINLDAYLPLPESGKAAASAPARADGKAGADKAPAAKAAQSLPSVNLRAALSGVRQGKLSVTNIAFILKGEKGRYAVTSLSGSLGSGGSIKGSAAADLPAKAYSLKATASGVNVGGLLDALGKGRPVDGVAALDADLNVHGADAKAMLAGLNGRGLLEVRNMHLAAMSALPKNVPGLTGKKGAVPDRFDLVRVPFTARNGDVTAQPIVISSAGFNATGRAQASLPREYLDAAADIKTLGMTIPVVAKGPFSDISYGVDPKFALDMARKLPGALLDGGKAAGGATQEGAQGVGGAVKKGLGGAGGLVRGLFGK, from the coding sequence ATGAAACGTGTTCTGCTTTGGATTCTGGGCATCGTGATTGTGCTGGGCGTGGCCGGAGCCGTACTGCTCGGCCGCATTGACACGCAATTTGTGGTTAAACAGATTGCCGACGCCACAGCCAAAGCCACCGGCAAGCCCCTGATCTTCACCAGCGCGCCGAGCCTCTCGCTGCTGCCGCCCGGCGTGAAGTTCGGGCAGGCCGACTGGGGCGAAATCAAGGACGGCCAAGGCCTTGCCGTGTCCGTCAAGGGCGGCGTGGTGGAACTGGAGCTGACCCCGCTGTTCTCCGGCAATCTGGTGGTGCGCGAGGTGCGTCTGGACAATCCCGTACTGGAAATGCGCGAAGGCAAGGCCGTGGCCGCCGCTCCGGCTCAGCAGAACCAGGCGCATGAGCAGACTGCGCAAAACCAGGCCCCGGCCGCTACCGCGCCCTCCGACGAATTGCCCGTGGAGCTGATGCGCCTGGTGGTGCGCCAGGGCGAAGTGCGCTACGTGGACGCGCAGGGCACGACGCTGCATATCGAAAATCTCAATCTTTCCGTGGAAAACCTGCGCCGCCGCGAGGAAGCCGGCGTACAGTGCGACTTCGCCTTCGATTTCAAGGAAAATGCTCAAAAAGCCGTTCTGGCCGGCAATCTGGCGCTGGACGCCAAGTTGCGCTATTACGCGCCGCATCTGACCTTCCGCCAGATTTCCCTGACCTTCACCCCGCTGCACGGCCTCCTGCCCAAGGAAGCCGGACCCGCCCAGCTGATCTGCGAAGGCGCGCTCAACCTCCAGACCCGCAGCCTGCGCCTGGCCTCAGCCCGCCTGACCACGCCGCAGGCCCGCCTGACGCTCGGCGGCGAAGCCACGCTGACGCCCCCGGCTTTCAAGGGCAATGTGAGCCTGGAAGGTTCGCCCCGCAAGCTGGCGGCCCTGGCCGGGCAGAAGCTCAAGCCCGTGGACAACGACATTCTCAGTTTCAAGAGCGCTCTGGAATACGCGGGCGACAAGCTGCATCTGCGCCAGATCGTCATGCAACTGGACGACATTCCGGTGCGCGGCGACCTGAGCCTGGCCCTGGACGCGCCTTTGGCCGTGTCCGGCGGCATTCAGGCCGGAATGATCAATCTGGACGCCTACCTGCCCCTGCCGGAAAGCGGCAAGGCCGCCGCATCCGCCCCGGCCAGGGCTGACGGCAAGGCCGGGGCGGACAAGGCTCCGGCCGCGAAGGCCGCGCAAAGCCTGCCCTCCGTGAACCTGCGCGCGGCCCTGTCCGGCGTGCGCCAGGGTAAACTCAGCGTCACGAACATCGCCTTCATTCTCAAAGGCGAAAAAGGCCGTTACGCTGTCACGTCGCTCAGCGGCTCCCTGGGCAGCGGCGGAAGCATCAAGGGCTCGGCCGCGGCGGATCTTCCGGCCAAGGCCTACAGCCTCAAGGCCACGGCTTCGGGCGTCAATGTGGGCGGCCTTCTGGACGCTCTGGGCAAAGGACGCCCGGTGGACGGCGTTGCCGCTCTGGACGCGGATCTGAACGTACATGGCGCCGACGCCAAAGCCATGCTGGCCGGACTCAACGGCCGGGGTCTGCTGGAAGTGCGCAATATGCATCTGGCCGCCATGTCGGCCCTGCCCAAGAACGTGCCGGGCCTGACCGGCAAAAAGGGCGCTGTGCCCGACCGTTTTGACCTTGTGCGCGTGCCCTTCACAGCCCGCAACGGCGACGTGACGGCCCAGCCCATAGTCATCAGTTCCGCCGGATTCAACGCCACAGGCCGGGCCCAGGCCAGCCTGCCGCGCGAGTATCTGGACGCCGCGGCGGACATCAAAACGCTGGGCATGACCATTCCCGTGGTGGCCAAGGGGCCTTTCAGCGATATTTCCTACGGCGTTGACCCCAAATTCGCTCTGGATATGGCCAGAAAACTGCCCGGCGCGCTGCTGGACGGCGGCAAGGCCGCCGGAGGCGCGACCCAGGAAGGTGCGCAGGGCGTGGGCGGCGCGGTGAAGAAGGGCCTGGGCGGCGCGGGCGGACTGGTGCGCGGCCTTTTCGGCAAATAA
- a CDS encoding cobyric acid synthase: protein MRSRLHPPALMFQGTCSNAGKSLLTAAVCRLLARRGLSVAPFKAQNMALNSFVTEQGEEMGRAQVLQAAACGLPADVRMNPVLLKPTSHTGSQVIMLGRPVGRMRVGEYLRYKAEAWKAVRRAYDELSTGMDVMVLEGAGSPAEINLRAHDIVNMRMARHAGAHVLLVADIDRGGAFAALVGTMSLLGRADRARVAGYVLNKFRGDASLLDPALAAVSRRTRRPFLGVVPMLEDLRLPEEDSVSFKLGITPGLSAPHAADGDAARAEDCLDIVLVDLPHISNFTDLDALRVEAGVRLRVARRGDELGAPDLVILPGSKNSIADMRFLRQSGLAGALRGYAQRALKEGRGVLAGICGGLQMLGQDIADPLNLEEGGSEPGLGLLPLTTELGCVKCLRRTSGRALAALAGEELAVTGYEIHHGRSGPSAAEVETKAAALTPLLTDHTGQALGWGLAGADGAARVWGTYLHGVFDADAFRHALLNRLRRERGLAPLAGAAYGLGPELDRLADAVEAGLDMTAVYRLLGLNIQ, encoded by the coding sequence ATGCGATCCCGTCTCCATCCGCCAGCCCTGATGTTCCAGGGCACCTGTTCCAATGCGGGCAAAAGCCTGCTCACCGCCGCCGTCTGCCGTCTGCTGGCCCGCCGGGGGCTCAGCGTCGCGCCCTTCAAGGCCCAGAACATGGCCCTCAATTCCTTTGTGACCGAACAGGGGGAGGAGATGGGCCGGGCCCAGGTTCTGCAGGCCGCTGCCTGCGGCCTGCCCGCCGACGTGCGTATGAATCCGGTGCTGCTCAAGCCCACCTCCCACACGGGTTCCCAGGTCATCATGCTGGGACGGCCCGTGGGCCGGATGCGGGTGGGCGAATACCTGCGCTACAAGGCCGAAGCCTGGAAGGCCGTGCGCCGCGCCTACGACGAACTGTCGACGGGCATGGACGTCATGGTGCTGGAAGGCGCGGGCAGCCCGGCGGAGATCAATCTCAGGGCGCACGACATCGTGAACATGCGTATGGCCCGCCATGCCGGGGCACATGTGTTGTTGGTGGCGGACATTGACCGGGGCGGGGCCTTCGCGGCTCTGGTGGGCACCATGAGCCTGCTGGGCCGGGCCGACCGGGCGCGCGTGGCCGGATATGTGCTGAACAAATTCCGGGGCGACGCCTCCCTGCTGGACCCGGCCCTGGCGGCGGTGAGCCGCCGCACGCGCAGGCCGTTTCTGGGCGTGGTGCCCATGCTGGAGGATCTGCGCCTGCCCGAAGAGGATTCCGTGAGCTTCAAGCTGGGGATCACGCCGGGCCTGAGCGCGCCGCACGCGGCGGATGGGGATGCGGCCCGTGCGGAGGACTGTCTGGACATTGTGCTGGTGGATCTGCCCCATATCAGCAATTTCACCGATCTGGACGCCCTGCGCGTTGAAGCGGGCGTGCGTCTGCGCGTGGCGCGGCGCGGCGACGAACTGGGCGCGCCGGACCTGGTGATTCTGCCGGGCAGCAAGAACAGCATCGCGGATATGCGCTTTTTGCGGCAATCGGGCCTGGCCGGGGCTCTGCGCGGCTATGCGCAGCGCGCCCTGAAGGAAGGCCGGGGCGTGCTGGCGGGCATTTGCGGCGGCCTGCAAATGCTGGGGCAAGACATTGCCGACCCGCTGAACCTGGAGGAAGGCGGCAGCGAGCCGGGCCTGGGCCTGCTGCCCCTGACCACGGAACTGGGCTGCGTGAAGTGCCTGCGCCGGACCTCGGGCCGGGCTCTGGCCGCGCTGGCGGGAGAGGAACTGGCAGTGACGGGATATGAAATCCACCACGGCCGCAGCGGACCTTCCGCCGCGGAAGTGGAGACGAAAGCGGCGGCCCTGACGCCGCTTTTGACCGACCATACGGGGCAGGCGCTCGGCTGGGGCCTGGCCGGGGCCGACGGCGCGGCGCGTGTCTGGGGCACCTATTTGCACGGCGTTTTCGACGCGGACGCTTTCCGCCATGCGCTGCTCAACCGCCTGCGCCGGGAGAGGGGCCTTGCGCCGCTTGCGGGAGCCGCTTACGGCCTGGGGCCGGAGCTGGACCGCCTGGCCGACGCCGTGGAGGCCGGTCTGGATATGACGGCTGTGTATCGCCTGTTGGGGCTCAACATCCAGTAG
- a CDS encoding DMT family transporter, translating to MPASVSRPFSRCIPHLALLTAMCVWSTSYVALRIALSGLTPLQAMAGRMLVASLVFLPLWPRLFRDLRRQGHLGALLLMGFCEPCCYFLFETHALRLTTASQAGMVVSLLPLIVAGVAWVALGERISGRVWLGFAMAVGGVVWLSLAAAPADNAANPLLGNTLEALAMLCAAFYTVIARRLSPLYNPMQITAAQSGLGMLFFCLLLLFLPETSRPISLGLELPDWAPWASVLYLGGCVTFGGYGLYNFGVNRLCAGQAAAYTNLIPVFTLLFGVSLLHEVFLPSQYLASALVIAGVLLSQWRGNPAGRGKER from the coding sequence ATGCCCGCTTCCGTTTCCCGCCCCTTTTCCCGCTGTATTCCCCACCTGGCCCTGCTCACGGCCATGTGCGTCTGGAGCACCTCTTACGTGGCTCTGCGCATCGCGCTTTCGGGGCTCACGCCCCTTCAGGCCATGGCCGGGCGTATGCTGGTGGCCAGCCTGGTTTTTCTGCCTCTCTGGCCGCGCCTGTTCCGCGATCTGCGCCGCCAGGGGCACTTGGGGGCCCTGCTGCTGATGGGCTTCTGCGAACCCTGCTGCTATTTTCTGTTTGAAACCCACGCCCTGCGCCTGACCACCGCCTCGCAAGCGGGCATGGTGGTCTCCCTGTTGCCTCTGATTGTTGCCGGCGTGGCCTGGGTGGCGCTGGGCGAGCGGATCAGCGGCCGGGTCTGGCTGGGCTTCGCCATGGCCGTGGGCGGGGTGGTCTGGCTTTCACTGGCCGCCGCTCCGGCGGACAATGCGGCAAACCCCCTGCTGGGCAATACGCTGGAAGCCCTGGCCATGCTCTGCGCCGCCTTTTACACGGTCATCGCCCGGCGGCTTTCCCCGCTCTACAATCCCATGCAGATCACGGCCGCGCAATCCGGCCTGGGCATGCTTTTCTTCTGCCTGCTGCTGCTCTTTCTGCCGGAGACGAGCCGCCCCATTTCCCTGGGCCTGGAACTGCCCGACTGGGCGCCGTGGGCCAGCGTGCTCTACCTCGGCGGCTGCGTGACCTTCGGCGGCTACGGATTGTATAATTTCGGGGTCAACCGGCTCTGCGCCGGGCAGGCCGCCGCCTACACCAACCTGATTCCGGTGTTCACGCTGCTGTTCGGGGTGAGCCTGTTGCACGAAGTCTTTCTGCCCTCGCAGTATCTGGCCTCGGCCCTGGTCATTGCGGGGGTGCTGCTCAGCCAGTGGCGAGGGAATCCAGCAGGGCGGGGGAAAGAAAGGTAA
- a CDS encoding response regulator, whose protein sequence is MTIRAIIKTSNLVQLGLVLLLGVCFFGLGRELREVNGLLRNFYRIDALFSELQANADDKYRLALDYVSAPSARGLKDWQNLILAERGIVARPPTSFLAGDERSLQRIADSLDLHTEGRELLQFCLDQNELLSRLTEVAVMRARGLYPDEQGGFTVEGDPQPRQALKWISDSKLALIPGKILNAGRQLRAHRYQDFLAHMSVQRHDVWWTLGFAVGGLILLALNVAAIMFTLHKRVVRPLALVGRYAEEVAAGDDPPPLRLKYGDELAGMFDSLQKMKSVLLSRIQELKAAESAAHASRQQAIRARSQALASLQIARKASTVQEDFLRRISHEIRTPMNAIIGMSYLCLQTRLSPNQSKYLSQINKAGSTLLDMFNRILDFASVDEGSLRPERTLFPLGRFLELLRRSVAAEASEKKLSLTLNAAPGLPAYLLGDERHLEEVLRILLDNAVQYTSEGGVELSVAPVRETQGKVRLRFCVADSGPGISSENQAKLFEPFVPGDMSMTRSGSGLGLGLALARHLVGLMGGVIEVDSAPGRGSRLSFELDFDLPPEEETRAPTIATGDSEDANADDGHGGERALVLVVDDNEINRQIARELLEQAGLAVAVAEDGSRAVECVRRQPVALVLMDVQMPVMDGMEATRRIREMGHSPSELPILAMTAHTDSGSRMDGRDVGMNDYLTKPVNPAALYAALEEWLPGGLAHNPMREAERPEENADGATPPAVPPSPPLHPAINAKAGLATVGGNEKLYNELLVRFVEHYGQSAAQLRDLLEHGDYRGAARLAHTVKGVAANLGVEQITELTRQMEDCLPDVPPAENLLQGFETAMAEALEQIRLLQKHNGLAATAGDMRLADEHRHALLDLLGELPQRMETDWGGVESALEAFIPLVEGTPYAEELSRVLAAVNDFNPADMAGHAELLRRHLSGDADEDRLLH, encoded by the coding sequence ATGACGATCCGGGCCATTATCAAAACGTCCAATCTGGTGCAGCTGGGCCTGGTGCTCCTGCTGGGCGTCTGCTTTTTCGGCCTTGGACGCGAGCTGCGGGAAGTCAACGGCCTGCTGCGTAACTTCTACCGCATAGACGCCCTGTTCAGCGAGTTGCAGGCCAATGCCGACGACAAATACCGTCTGGCTCTGGATTATGTCAGCGCGCCCAGCGCCAGGGGGCTGAAGGACTGGCAGAATCTTATCCTGGCGGAGCGCGGCATCGTCGCGCGGCCGCCCACGTCGTTTCTGGCGGGGGATGAGCGCTCTCTGCAGCGGATCGCGGACAGCCTCGACCTGCACACGGAAGGAAGGGAACTGCTTCAGTTCTGCCTGGACCAGAACGAATTGCTGAGCCGGCTGACCGAAGTGGCCGTCATGCGGGCGCGCGGCCTGTATCCCGACGAGCAGGGCGGATTTACCGTTGAGGGCGATCCCCAGCCCCGGCAGGCCCTGAAATGGATCTCCGACTCCAAGCTGGCGCTCATTCCCGGCAAAATTCTCAATGCCGGGCGGCAGCTGCGCGCCCATCGCTATCAGGATTTTCTGGCGCACATGTCCGTGCAGAGGCACGACGTATGGTGGACGCTCGGCTTTGCCGTGGGCGGTCTGATCCTGCTGGCGCTCAATGTGGCGGCCATCATGTTCACGCTGCACAAACGGGTGGTCAGGCCGCTGGCCCTGGTGGGGCGTTATGCCGAAGAGGTGGCCGCCGGGGACGATCCCCCGCCCCTGCGTCTGAAATACGGCGACGAACTGGCGGGCATGTTCGACTCCCTGCAAAAGATGAAGAGCGTCCTGCTGTCGCGCATTCAGGAGCTCAAAGCGGCCGAGTCCGCGGCGCACGCCAGCCGGCAGCAGGCCATCCGGGCCAGAAGCCAGGCGCTGGCCTCCCTGCAGATCGCCCGGAAAGCCTCCACCGTGCAGGAAGATTTTCTGCGCCGGATCAGCCATGAGATACGCACGCCCATGAACGCCATCATCGGCATGAGCTACCTGTGCCTGCAGACCAGGCTGAGCCCCAACCAGAGCAAGTATCTCTCCCAGATCAACAAGGCCGGCAGCACGCTGCTGGACATGTTCAACCGGATTCTGGACTTCGCCAGCGTGGACGAGGGCAGCCTGCGCCCCGAGCGCACGCTCTTTCCTCTGGGGCGCTTTCTGGAATTGCTGCGCCGGAGCGTGGCCGCCGAAGCCTCGGAGAAAAAGCTTTCCCTGACCCTGAACGCGGCTCCGGGCCTGCCCGCGTATCTGCTCGGCGACGAGCGGCATCTGGAGGAAGTGCTGCGCATTCTGCTGGACAACGCCGTGCAGTATACTTCCGAGGGCGGCGTGGAGCTGTCCGTGGCTCCTGTAAGGGAAACCCAGGGCAAGGTGCGTCTGCGTTTCTGCGTGGCCGACAGCGGCCCCGGCATCAGCAGCGAGAATCAGGCCAAACTGTTCGAACCCTTTGTGCCCGGCGACATGTCCATGACCCGTTCCGGCAGCGGTCTGGGCCTGGGTCTGGCGCTGGCCCGTCATCTGGTCGGCCTGATGGGCGGCGTGATTGAGGTGGACAGCGCGCCGGGCCGGGGCAGCCGCCTGAGTTTTGAGCTGGACTTCGACCTGCCGCCGGAAGAGGAAACCCGCGCGCCGACGATTGCGACCGGGGACAGCGAGGACGCGAACGCGGACGACGGGCATGGCGGAGAGCGCGCCTTAGTGCTGGTGGTGGACGACAACGAGATCAACCGCCAGATCGCCAGGGAACTGCTGGAGCAGGCCGGTCTGGCCGTAGCCGTGGCCGAAGACGGGAGCCGGGCCGTGGAATGCGTGCGGCGTCAACCCGTGGCTCTGGTGCTCATGGATGTGCAGATGCCGGTCATGGACGGCATGGAGGCCACCCGCCGGATCCGGGAGATGGGACATTCGCCGTCCGAACTGCCCATCCTGGCTATGACGGCCCATACGGACAGCGGTTCGCGTATGGACGGCAGAGACGTGGGCATGAACGACTATCTGACCAAACCCGTGAATCCGGCGGCGCTGTATGCGGCGCTGGAGGAATGGCTGCCCGGTGGGCTGGCGCATAATCCCATGCGTGAAGCGGAGCGGCCGGAAGAAAACGCGGACGGCGCGACGCCGCCCGCCGTTCCTCCCTCCCCTCCGCTCCATCCGGCCATCAATGCCAAGGCCGGTCTGGCCACGGTGGGCGGCAATGAAAAACTGTACAATGAGCTGCTGGTCCGTTTTGTGGAGCACTACGGCCAGAGCGCCGCGCAGTTGCGGGATCTGCTGGAGCACGGGGACTATCGCGGCGCGGCGCGTCTGGCGCACACGGTCAAGGGCGTGGCCGCCAATCTGGGCGTGGAGCAGATTACGGAACTGACCCGTCAGATGGAAGATTGCCTGCCCGACGTGCCGCCCGCCGAGAATCTGCTGCAAGGTTTTGAGACGGCCATGGCCGAGGCCCTGGAGCAGATCCGCCTTTTGCAGAAGCACAACGGCCTGGCCGCCACGGCTGGCGACATGCGTCTGGCCGACGAGCACCGGCATGCGCTGCTGGACCTGCTCGGGGAACTGCCGCAACGCATGGAAACGGACTGGGGCGGCGTGGAAAGCGCGCTGGAGGCCTTCATACCCCTGGTGGAAGGCACGCCCTATGCCGAGGAACTGAGCAGGGTGCTGGCGGCGGTCAATGATTTCAATCCGGCGGACATGGCCGGACATGCCGAGCTGCTGCGCCGTCATCTGAGCGGAGACGCGGATGAAGACCGTCTTCTGCATTGA